From a single Deinococcus malanensis genomic region:
- a CDS encoding GGDEF domain-containing protein translates to MAPHLLNAAPLAFLAASVGVTVLLTSLLTLAFAWLRPSYPGWRGWAAGQTLLVLGMLIGALRTPETELLSILLGNACVMTGSALVVHAFYRFAGVQVDRRVRLIHRTAVPLILAALYLLTVYENNITARALLVNGYLAVISWAFLRLIVLEMRRQSTLRSAYALNLGVIIVVHALAVPRTLLLGSGTHPEMAFAFNLPNLLMYLSVLLLSVGGTLTFWLLHDDRRRADMQHLQEELSGLAFSDPLTSTLNRRGFQQAFMEWTESARSRAGTLLVLDIDDFKTINDQQVHAAGDTHLRALSTLLHQVADDADLVGRSGGDEFVMLLTGEAGTVEHQLQRLSEGLRGPTGALGFGVSFGCTQVEPTDTLERALNRADQAMYQAKAARRAWAQNIPFALYPLEMDVMTGEWKP, encoded by the coding sequence ATGGCACCCCACCTCCTGAACGCTGCGCCCCTCGCTTTCCTCGCCGCCAGTGTTGGCGTGACCGTGCTGCTGACTTCCCTGCTGACCCTGGCCTTCGCCTGGCTGCGCCCGTCCTACCCCGGCTGGCGCGGCTGGGCCGCCGGCCAGACTCTCCTGGTGCTCGGCATGCTCATCGGTGCCCTGAGAACGCCCGAGACCGAACTGCTGTCCATCCTGCTCGGCAACGCCTGTGTCATGACCGGCTCCGCACTGGTCGTCCACGCCTTCTACCGCTTCGCGGGAGTACAGGTCGACCGCCGCGTCCGCCTGATTCACCGGACAGCGGTTCCGCTCATCCTGGCTGCCCTGTACCTGCTGACCGTCTACGAGAACAACATCACCGCCCGTGCCCTGCTGGTCAACGGCTACCTGGCGGTCATCTCCTGGGCTTTCCTCCGGTTGATCGTCCTGGAGATGCGTCGCCAGTCCACGCTCCGGAGTGCGTACGCCCTGAACCTGGGCGTCATCATCGTCGTGCACGCCCTTGCCGTTCCCCGCACCCTGCTCCTGGGCTCCGGCACCCACCCGGAAATGGCATTCGCCTTCAACCTGCCCAACCTCCTGATGTACCTGTCCGTGCTGCTGCTCTCGGTGGGCGGCACCCTCACGTTCTGGCTGCTGCACGACGATAGGCGCCGCGCCGACATGCAGCACCTACAGGAGGAACTCTCAGGGCTGGCGTTCTCAGATCCGCTGACCTCCACCTTGAACCGGCGCGGTTTCCAGCAGGCTTTCATGGAGTGGACGGAGTCTGCACGTTCCAGGGCGGGCACGCTACTGGTGCTGGACATCGACGACTTCAAGACCATCAATGACCAGCAAGTCCACGCGGCGGGTGACACGCACCTCAGGGCGTTGAGCACCCTGCTTCACCAGGTGGCGGACGACGCGGATCTGGTGGGCCGGAGTGGTGGTGACGAGTTCGTCATGCTGCTCACCGGGGAAGCCGGGACAGTCGAACACCAACTCCAGCGGTTGTCCGAGGGGCTGAGAGGGCCCACTGGGGCGTTGGGATTCGGGGTCAGCTTCGGGTGTACTCAGGTGGAGCCCACCGACACCCTGGAACGAGCATTGAACCGGGCAGATCAGGCGATGTATCAGGCCAAGGCCGCAAGACGAGCCTGGGCGCAGAACATTCCTTTCGCGCTGTACCCGCTTGAGATGGACGTGATGACGGGAGAGTGGAAACCT
- a CDS encoding diguanylate cyclase domain-containing protein, with product MSRIVIDELELRLAMLQANETQVRGEYLAHHDALTGLPNRFMLLDRAKQALLHVQRRGTPIGMLVLDFDAFKAVNDSLGHAVGDELLTGQNDAVLTVGTG from the coding sequence ATGTCACGCATCGTGATCGACGAACTCGAATTGCGTCTGGCGATGTTGCAGGCGAATGAGACCCAGGTCCGCGGTGAGTATCTGGCGCATCACGACGCCCTGACCGGTCTCCCGAACCGCTTCATGCTGCTGGACCGGGCGAAGCAGGCCCTCCTGCACGTTCAAAGACGTGGCACTCCGATCGGCATGCTGGTGCTCGACTTCGACGCGTTCAAGGCGGTGAACGATTCGCTCGGGCACGCGGTGGGGGACGAGCTCCTGACCGGCCAGAACGACGCGGTGTTGACCGTGGGCACCGGGTAG